The Raphanus sativus cultivar WK10039 chromosome 6, ASM80110v3, whole genome shotgun sequence sequence ggaggaaaAGAGAGGCGACATGGGAGAGTGGGCTTGAAGAATCAAGGAGTGTTTTCTGTGACTAGCGAATCTGAAAGATGAGGTATGTCCAGATATTTCAATGAAAATTTAAGAGTTTTTAATACATATTAGTAAGATGTTGTATATGATTTGGTTATCTAACCTTTTGATTAGGCTTTGTCAACAGACTCCCTAGTCACAGAAAACACTCCTCGGTTCTTCAAGCCCACTCTAACTCGAACTCTCCTACAATTACTCCTCTGCTTTTAGATTTCAGTCTCCCATGTCGCTTCTCTTTTccgccttcttcttcttcgttttgtTTCTGTGATTAACgacaaaccctaattttttaaaaaaaatatgtgctAAGTTTAGATGACAAAACTACGTTGTTttaaacttcttcttttttaaattgGTTTGACACTAAACCGACCAAACCTATTACAGGCTCGTGTGTGCCACACCATCACCCGTAGCTAGGTAAACCAAAATCAGATTCGGTTATGTAGCAATTAACCAAATTGACAAAGTTTATGGTtgaaattcaaaagaaaaattagttCGTGGTGGTTTTGGCTTAATCCGATAGTTCGTGTATGAAAACAATGGAGAGGTAAAGTTCATGGTGGAATTGGCCGTTTTCCCGCCGAGTTTGACCCCATACATGCGATACTTCCGTATGGGGCctattctttattttaaaaatcttgggCTACTTTTTCAATGTTGTTATTTACATATCAATATGTTATTTGTAATCTGTTTGATAAATTAAGAAGGTGATGAACCATCTCTAAGGGTCCGACTGGTTCAAACGCAGCTGTTGCAGATGCAGTTGCTGGAGTTTCTGgctgcgggtggttgcggtttcaagCGTTATTTAGCGTTTTGTATAATTGGCACAACGTTtgaaaattgttgcgtttgcgggataTTTATGACTGGTTAATTATGAAATATTGCAGCGGTTTAATAAGTTaccaatataaacatattataacattataaaaaaatctaaaaacattctatcttgataaaatataataactattaatataatataattaataataatattttatttatttatttatttatttttaattagttgaaagttataattttaataattttttttgaaaatttatattaaaacttttaaaagaatactttttatttgtatctatattaatttttaaaaaattctaatgaatagctagtttaaaattttttaaaaaaattatgatactgtttgtgaatttaaattaataattaaaatgtgtatatatatttatttttaatatttttattttcagatttttagtttttaatttaaaattttaaaatatttttaaaattaattttatatctatttattcaaccgcaaccgcccgcaaccacaaacgctagctggaaccagcttttgattttaagaggtttagagtggtttgaagtgatttgtagCGGTTTGTATGGTGATTTatcataattttcttatatgttataagAGATATGATCAAAGCCCTTGATTATAAAAGTTTGATTGGTGATTTTGTAggaaaaatgtaaaaagatcaatatttaaaaactgTTTTTACTAGCTTTAAagtaatttttagttataaatttggttgttttttttgttgacaatttttttatgtattatttaaaggcctcattttttattttgtattggaCCATGAATATATCAGGACCGACAGTGTTAGTGACAGGTGGCTTCTCctaattttcttgctttttgTTAGTGACAAAAGCGGTGTGAACTAATCGGCCAATCGTTGAATTCGTCGATTGACATTTTTTCTTAAAGTTGAAACGTAATCTCTATTTACTTCTATACACTGGCGGAGCCAGCCAACAGATTCACCAGGGGCAGTATAAAGGTGGAACTTAAATCATAGGGGGCataatcataaattttcaaaaaaatcaatgaaaatatttttttttccaaaaattcaTATGGGGCAGCTGCCCCCCCCCTCCCACCTCTCTACATCCGCTTCTATATGTCATCTTCATTCGTGTTTATTAACTGTAACAGTATATCTCTCTCATCAGATCCACTCACAAATCTATTTAACTGAGCAACTAAAAGCATCTCCaaaagaatattatattttaaagtaaagtttgcaaaattttatatttgaagttttaagatACTTTTCtctaaaaacaaaacttcaaacataatttcaaatgaatttatattttatattatggtttttatatttacgatacttaatttaaatttataaaactttataaataaatagcacatatataaaaacatgataaaatattaattaacaaaatgatacaaataaaatatataaatttacatataaattacattattaaattacaagtaaaataCTACACTATtctgtaaaattattttcttaatatttctatatatgatcaattagtccatttgttaagtttcttttctaatattgttgttatctaaatctagtttgaaacaaacttattttaaagtttttatttaattttatttgtaaaattaaaattataaaagcaaATTTGAAATAcgtgagttataaaattttgaaggactaaaaagattaaaagataaaatattttaagaatcataaatataatatgagaaatttaaagatcaaaatacaatgaaaaatatgaaacttcaaatttaaagttttgaataaTGACACTATATATTTGAAGTTCCATTACTTAAGAGGGTATTTTGGAGATACTCTAATATTACTCCGAAGTTGAAGAAAAAAGATTTGTTGCTCGACTCCTAGATCGAAATTGACAATCCTCaccattaataaaaaaatcaatcatatCTAGGCTATGTGtgtgtttgatttgtttgtttctttgagTTATATCAGTACTCTTACCATTATCTCTTGTTTAATGCGTATCtgttgttaattaaaaaaaactattttttgaatatatttcaGGCTCGATTCTTCTTTTATCAATGCAAATGGTATGTAGATATGGAGTTAGTTATCGTTATGCAATGGTATgtagataaatttttttttttttttgtaaactgcatACTAAAAAATGTTCTTTCAGCTCAAGGACACATGTTTTATTGATGTTGATGTTTGCTGATTGTATGTGTTTATTCAAATTCCGGGTTTCTTTGTAAAGCAAATTTGTGATACAGATAAACCGTATTCAACTCAACTCACACAAATCAAACCTTGAAATGATAGAATCAAAGAACCATTGTTCACGAAATACAGATCCTGTTCTCAGGTGTAAATAACTCAAGAATGAAGAAGAGAGTTCTCAACAAGCCATGAGCAAATTCTCCATGATTCACAATGGAGAAGACGTTACAGAACAATAGAGAGAAGAAGACTCTTAACAGCCTCATGTTTACAATTTTTCTTGGTTTAACGAAATGAAACTGTATACTCTGTTTTTATAGAGCTTTCTGTTGCATTATCTCTAATGTGATGATGACGTGGCATGATTGTATTTCCTGTATCAATTTTCCATCGCCACCTGAAGATGGAGAATACATTGTTGATTGTTGTTTGGAAGTCCTGCACTTCGCTTGAAAATACGTAATGTTGGATTTCTAAGGTATTGATCCAATTTTCTGTCTAAGGTGACGTGTGTTGCTTACATATTCCTTGGCCAGTCATCTACTCTTCATTCATGGGAGTGAATACTCGGTTAGATTTAACCACTTGGAAGTAGCTGAAGTTGCAGCATGAGGTCTGGCGAACCTCATTCATTAACGAGCTTCTTGCTACGCCAGTATCCATATTTTCTTAAGTTAGGGCAACTAATTTTTGGGGcatctatgtttttttttttttttttttttttttttcttttttttgattaactaGATGTTGGTCCCTTCGGGACCCACCACCTAGGCCCGGCACCAGCCTACGTCTGTACCGGTTAAGGCCCTGGACACGCCTCCCCGCCCGAGTTTCGAACCCGTGTTCCCTCAGCCGAAGCCTCGGGGTACCACTAGACTAACTCGTCCGGGTGGGGGCATCTATGTTCCTCAAAGCCTGCTATGTTCCTTACAAAGACATATTTGTTTTGCATAGCTTTCCTCTGTTATCCTGAGATTTATGTTGTTATCTAAAGGAGTAAACTTCACGGATGTGTGTTGGAAGTCCATTCTACATTTCGCCTTAGGTTCTGACCACGGATTACGATCCATAAGCAGATATTCCGAGAGCAGACGTAATGGTTTATGTTTATGTTCTGGCTCAGTTCCGTTTTGGGAGGTAACTTTCACAAACTTTTATATGTATTTGGATGTTTTCTCATGTGTGTTATTAATCTAAGGGAAAATTCCATAGAAGTAACCTAACTAAATTTCGTTAAGTTTTTAAATacttaaacttttttattacaaatttttaaaactatgctcattttaatatctaaattttttattttaactaataaGTTTCAGACGAAATTTAAAGattctctaaaatttacaaaacatgtCAGAAAATTCTGTCTTTTCtgtttgagaaataaaagtaaGTAAACTgtgtataattttaaattttcaaataaaatttttaagttttaagtattgagtttagtttgttttctgaaatagaaaacaaatttatttattacattctTTCCTAactcttataataaaaatagtattttctgatattgttttgtaaattatacagatttttttttcaaaaaaaaaatcaaacttattattatttttaattaaaaataataataagtttcagtacaattttatgatcgtttgtattttgttataacaaaacaaattaagccattgatcacaaaattttcaaagtggtaatcttaaaaataaaacatttatgatCATCGTAGtgatatgaatatttattaaataaaaaattcatatcaatATGATTTgatgatcatttgtattttgttataacaaaacaaattaagccattgttcacaaaattttcaaagtggaaattttagaaattttaataatttataatcgttttaaaaattcaaaatataacatataagaaaaaatctaattttattatattgttaatgtgattgtttaattttttttaataatataaaattgaacAAACATAGAGAAtgatacaaaaattattatcaaatttttattattcattattattgattgtatatatatgttaatcatattagataATACCATAGCTTTTATTCAAGAAAATAATAACGTTTCCTAAATTTTGGATTAATATGTTAGATTTTGGTTTCTTACATTTTTTTCAATTGACTATTAAGCTGTCACGTCATACTAATTATCAtcttaattaaataacaattcatcaaaactattttttaattattacaaactacaatttacaatttttaaatgtttctctaTTGATATACATGGGATTGTCTtctaaaattaagaaaacaacaCTAATGAATAAGAAAATACAATGCTCTAATTAACCAATGGAATAAGTTTACTTCTATGCACAGATTCTGTCAAGAATGTATATGCGAAACACACACGATCAtgttctgttctttttttttttaatatactaaaTAAGCTAGTTCACAATGGAAAGTCTAAACTCTGAAAATAAGGAATGAATGTACAGTAACCAGGACCAGTAAAAGCAGAACCAAAAACTAGGCCTTGGCCAGTGGGACTAGAAAGCAAATGTACGAGATTGGAGAAATATAACCTTGAGACGATAACCTTCTTATTGTCCTTGGAAGTTGCCTTAAGTGTGATGAACGGCTCAACCGTTGAGGTATTCTTAAACCCAGGGGAAATCAAATAAGGGTCTATGGAGAACAGCTTCTCCGATTCCCACTCGGAATCCATTGTGTTTTTGATCCTCCAAAAGTGTTGCATACCATCACCTTCTGGCATGTTATTTGTCACCCAGATACGGTCACTTAGACTGCACATAGTAATCGTATTAAAATCACATGCCTCGGAAACAATCGTATTTGTAAAGACCCTAAACATCTCCGTGTGAATATTGTAACCAAGAATATTATACTCGTTACTCCGATTTGCAATGATCCAGTAAAGCCATCCCTTTGCGAATATTGGTTCCTCGTTTGCGCGTACATCACAAGGCGTATTCGCAAGGCACCTCCATTTCTTGACCTCGAAATCAAAAACCTCGCATGATAAGGTGTAGTTGCTTTCGTTGTTATGCAGCCAGACTAGTTTGTACGTTCCTGTAACgtcgtctttcccaagtcctggGAACTGTGGAGGTTGatttttgttgttattattGTCTTCTAAGCACTGACGCTGAAACCAGGAAAGAGGCAGGGTTTGAGCACGTACCATGGCCGGGTTAGTCACAATAATCGGACTTGTCGGCTTGTGCTCGTCGAATATGCAGACAAGACCCTCGCAACTACCCGAAACTCTGGTGGATTGGTCGATTTTTGGTTCAATGTGATAGACCGGGCCTTCTTCCGCTAGACAAGACGTCGAAGACCAGTCCAAACTCATACTCGTTAGAGTAAGACCTAAGAAAGATTCGTGGAGACATAGGAATTTGGGTTCTTGAGTTGTTTTCTGATGCGACATGTATCTATCCTTGAAATATTTAGACTTGATCTTACGACTCCAGTGTTTAGACACGATCTCGAATCGAGTTAGGGCTTTCGCTGGAAGCCTCAACATGATTTCTTCTAACAAATCGTCGTTTATAAATGGTAAATCATCTGTCCTATGTCTAAACCGtgtctcttcttcttttctcttgcTCTGACCATCATCAtcgtctcttcttctcttcttcctccaacCCTGTAACGCTGTATCTTCTCTTCTCAAGTTATAACAATAGCAactttcaaaccatgtatcaagATATTCTTCTCTCATGTTACAATAACAACAACTTTCAGACCATGAATCATGATCTTCGCTTTTCTTCTTCCAGCTCCAATTCTGAAACACCATCGTCTCTTCACTTCtcattcctctctctctctctctctctctgtgtctGACTTATAAACTCCTCTGTGTCTTCGTTTCTTCTTTCTGACTCCAATTTATAGCACTGGAATAGATACCTCAATTTTAacgtttttccttttttctttttttcttttccttttgaaacaagttttttattttgtattgctGCTGTGATTAGGTTTATGATAATAGGTTTCTTTTTAACACGTTTCtgttgtttttcctttttttttggtttattgttGTTAACCATCGGTTTTGTCAAACTGAACTTGGgtgtttcaaacaaaaaaaaagtcaaacatAACTTGGATTCACAGAAAAAGTAACATCCTCATAGAGAAAAATCCCTAAGAGTCGGTAACGTAAATAAGAAAAAGGGAAAATATATGAGTCATATGACAAACAACTCAATACACCAAAGGACTAATTATTAGGCATGTTGAAAGCGCAGCATGATAGAGCTCATGTGTCTAACTTTCTAAGGCTCAACTTTGTGAGCAACTTAATGTTGTTATCCTTTGTGAGTAACTTAACGTTGTTAGACCATACactctataacttcaaatataaaatcttttgctctaaaaaaaaacttcaaaacttcaaatatagaaaaaatattaccactcaaaatttcaaatttgaagtttcatatatttttgttgattttttggtccttgcatttatatattatatttatgatttttaaatattttgtcctttaatctttttgaccttttaaaactttataacttataaaaacttcaaatttgcttttataattttaatttacacaaaaaactaaataaaacttaaaatattttttgaaaactaaatttagataaaacaatattagaaaagaaacttaacaaatgcactaattgatcatatataaaagtattatgaAAATAGATTTATAGAATAATGTAGTATATTacttataatttaatttaattttttatttcgatgtaaaattatatattttactgtatcattttgttaattaatatttctataatatttttatatattcgctatttatttataaagttttatgaattaagttaagtatcataaatataaagagcatagtataaaaaaaattgaagttatatttgaagttttgtttttagagaaaattaacttaaaacttcaaatatgaagttttgcaaacttcaaaatatattttgtttttggagaTACTCTTAATGCTCAACTTTGTGAGCAACTCAAAGAGAAGCATGATAAATCTCATATGTCCTGTTTAGTCATATCACTAACAATGTAATTTTATCTTTCTGAATAAATTTACTTTCATTTTCTAGCTCTATTTCACATTCAGTTGTTAGGTAAGGGCCTTACCGTAAGGCCATACTTTTCATCCGTGAGTCTTTCAAAGAGTGTTTCACGAATGAGAAAATCTCTCAGTTAAAAGATTTATTATGTGtttgagaatttattttacatttgtCAAATTTCTATaagttatatttttgaatataaaaatttgtggtagaaaaacttaaaaaaattataaaccaatGTGGATGCCGTAATGTACTACTTATTAGCTACAttagaaatttaataaattaatattttataaattattaaacattataaattagTAAGATATTGGTACCAAGTTTggctaatataaaatataacataattcgataaaataataagatagtaatattttgaaaacttttagGTAATGGAtccattaaaatcatatattaatagttatcatatatataaattttatatagacataattaaacagaaaaaaaatgttgtttatctttattaaaactaaatttcatctctaattttatatataattttatccaattatatataaaagtgaATTTGTATTCTACAATATGTAATCATCATACATCAAATATATCAATAATCTAGTAAAAACAGTTAAATCTATCTCTATAATTccaaaaataaagtttttaaattaataacatCATAGACTAATAAATTTCTGAagtttcaatattattaatttatatttatagaatttttaccGCATGTTTAGAAATATTTTGTGATATTCCACTATTTCGAAGTcacaaaatcattaaaaaccAGTGTTATTAAACCCGGACCGAACCGGTGGTCGGACCAGGTTCAACCATGAACCGGAATCAAATGCAGGTTGGGTTAATGCCAAAACTCAACTATaattgaaccggttaaaaacccCTATTAAACCATTAAAAACCCGTGAACCGGCGACCCAACGAACCGGCTAAACCCTGGTTCTTGtattaaatcaaaaatttattaataaaacaattaaaatttcctttttaaaataaaaataggattCAGATTAATAAGGTAAAGCCATCTCATATTTTTCTCTTGAGTCTTTGACGTCTATTCATGATTGCAACTCACAAGATATCTACTTCTCAAGGTATTGTAGAAGATTTTAAGAATTGAAAACTTAGACTTGAAGAACTCAATcatggtataatttttaattttatttcatagtataaatttttaactaatgtgtctataatttttgtaaaggtGATGAAGATTTGGAGTGACAAAAATCCggagaataaaaattaaatatgtttttctattgatttgATATTTGGACTATTACATTGTTctattacttttattatatttttagtttgttactttttaaaaatttctaaacattatggttattgaaatattttatttgatatgatctttatctttgtaagaatatacatattcaaaatatcattaaatttagtttactcTAATCAAACCCGGATCGAACCGGATCGAATCTGGTCGAACCACATTGACCCATGACCCAAAAAATCCGGTTCACttgccggtccggttttaacaACACTGTTAAAaaccaatgtttttttttgaataaccaaTAGTCCAATGTTTAGCCTTATTATACGCAGATATAAtatcctatatattaaaggaggaatattttgaaaattagaaACTCaagtttgtattaattaaaaaaaaattatatcatatgTGTCATTCAATTGGAGTATTAAACTATTCTACGTGGCAAGCTTAgattgaaattgaaaaagtgaatgatccaatttaatttattttattttctttccttaaataaaacctacggaattatcataattaactaatatatatatgataattaatgattctaataataaagatttgataaaaaaaattatctcctccatcatttttttgtttaattttatattattaaaataaaataaacaatcaaattagctacaaaattaaaatttagatttttttcgaatatgttatattttgaattaaaaacgacaataaatgactaaaactattaaaattattatgttaaaattaatgatcaaaggtttaacatttttattaggCCTGAGCATTTTAACCTAGACCCGACCCAGAACCGGTCCGAAAATACCCGACCCAAACCCGAAACTGAAAGTTTACAAGTACCTTTTGGATCTAAATTTCTTTTACCTGAATAGATCCAGACCCGAAGAGAACCGACCCGAatagacccggacccgaaaagAACCGACCCTAATAGATCCGACCCGACAAGAACCGATTTATACCCAACTTAAAACATGTATATTCAAAACTAtgattttttgtgttttgtgttatatatattattttttatttagctgaatatcttttgttaa is a genomic window containing:
- the LOC108808020 gene encoding putative F-box protein At2g02030, encoding MVFQNWSWKKKSEDHDSWSESCCYCNMREEYLDTWFESCYCYNLRREDTALQGWRKKRRRDDDDGQSKRKEEETRFRHRTDDLPFINDDLLEEIMLRLPAKALTRFEIVSKHWSRKIKSKYFKDRYMSHQKTTQEPKFLCLHESFLGLTLTSMSLDWSSTSCLAEEGPVYHIEPKIDQSTRVSGSCEGLVCIFDEHKPTSPIIVTNPAMVRAQTLPLSWFQRQCLEDNNNNKNQPPQFPGLGKDDVTGTYKLVWLHNNESNYTLSCEVFDFEVKKWRCLANTPCDVRANEEPIFAKGWLYWIIANRSNEYNILGYNIHTEMFRVFTNTIVSEACDFNTITMCSLSDRIWVTNNMPEGDGMQHFWRIKNTMDSEWESEKLFSIDPYLISPGFKNTSTVEPFITLKATSKDNKKVIVSRLYFSNLVHLLSSPTGQGLVFGSAFTGPGYCTFIPYFQSLDFPL